The Kribbella sp. NBC_00662 nucleotide sequence TGTACCAGTGGAGCGTCGACGTCGGTGAGGGCCGCATCATCTGGACCACGCCGGTTCCCGGGACACCGCGTCCACGGCTCGGCTCGTCGTCATGCGACGCGCAACTGGCTGCGACGCACGCATCGCTGGTCCTCGTGACGTGCCGGACCGGGAACGATCCGGGACAACCGCAGACGTACGACGTGTCGTCGTCGAGCCCGGCTGATGGCACGCCGCAGTGGCATCACCTGCTGCAGGTGCCGCCGAAGCTGCAGCAACCGGAGTACCCGCGGAACGGGTTCGGACTGCTGCCGGACGGGCGCGTGGTGACGCTCATGCCGCAGCCGAACGGGAGCTGTTCCCCCGTCATGATCGGAACCACCGGCGTGCAGCCGCGACCGATCCTTCCGAGTGTGAACGCCCAGCCGGTCGCGAAGTCCGAAGAGGTCACCTGCAACAAGCCCGCCGTCACTGTGGCCGCGGCCCGCCCGGTCTTCTCCGACGGCACCCGGCTGTTCGCGCTCAACTAGGGAATTACTTTGCCGTCGGCACGGTTGATGTCTACCGTGATCCGCATGTTCCACGTGGTTTCCGAGTTCGACCTGTCAGGCAAGGGCCTGACGGGCGCTCCCACCTGGGCATTGTCAGTCGATTCAGCCACCGGCACTCGAAGCTGACCCTCCTCCTGCTGCGCAGGACCCGCGGAGGAGGGTGGCCCGAGACCGGCCCCCTCCACGCGGTGACAGCACTGGAGGGCTTGCCGGAGGGTCCTGGCTCTCATCGAATCCTCTGACATGCAAGGGAAAACTCATGGCCAAGAGCCAGTTCGTGCGGACCAAGCCGCACCTCAACATCGGCACGATGGGTCACGTCGACCACGGCAAGACCACGCTGACCGCCGCGATCACCAAGGTGCTCGCGGAGCGCGACCCGAGTGTCAACCGCTTCATCGCCTTCGACGGTATCGACCGTGCGCCGGAGGAGATCCAGCGCGGGATCACGATCAACATCTCGCACGTCGAGTACGAGACCGCGACCCGTCACTACGCGCACGTCGACATGCCCGGGCACGCCGACTACGTGAAGAACATGATCACCGGTGCCGCGCAGGTGGACGCCGCGATCCTGGTCGTCTCCGCGCAGGACGGCGCCATGCCGCAGACGCGGGAGCACGTGCTGCTCGCGCGCCGGGTGGGCGTGCCGTACCTGGTGGTCGCGCTGAACAAGGCGGACACCGTCGACGACCCCGAGCTGCTCGACCTGGTCGAGCTGGAGGTCCGTGAGCTCCTGTCGGAGTACGGCTTCCCGGGCGACGACGTACCGGTCGTGCGCGTGTCCGGTCTGAAGGCGCTGGAAGGCGACCCGCAGTGGACCGCCGCGATCGGCGAGCTGCTGGACGCGGTCGACAGCTACGTGCCGGTCCCGGACCGTGAGCTCGGGCAGCCGTTCCTGATGCCGATCGAGAACGTGTACACGATCAGTGGACGCGGGACGGTCGTCACGGGCGCGGTGGAGCGCGGTTCGCTGAAGCTCGGCGACGCGGTGGAGGTCGTCGGCCTCGGTCCGACCGTCGTGAGCACGGCGATCGGGATGGAGACGTTCGGCAAGTCGCTGGAGTCCGCGGACGCGGGCGACAACGCGGCGGTGCTGCTGCGTGGCGTCAAGCGCGACGAGGTCCGTCGCGGCCAGGTAGTGGCGTTGCCGGGCAGTGTGCAGCCGCACCGGAAGTTCCGGGCGACCCTGCACGCACTGTCCACGGCCGAGGGTGGTCGACACACCCCCTTCGCCGCGGACTACCGCCCACAGTTCTACTTCCGTACGACGGACGTGTCGGGCGGCATCGACCTCGGTGAGATCAACCTGGTGATGCCCGGCGACACGATCGACCTCGGCGTAGAGCTGGAGAAGCCGATCGCGATGAACGTCGGCCTCGGCTTCGCGGTCCGCGAAGGCGGCCACACCGTAGCCGCCGGCACCGTGACCGAGCTGCTCGACTGAACACTGCTCGACCGAACAACGAACGGCCCCCGATCTACTCGGTCGGGGGCCGTTTCCTGTGCCGGAGCCCGGCAGCGGTGATCCGGCGGACGAGCTCGCGGCTGGAGACCGGTACGGCGCCGGCGGCGACGAGGTCGTCGTAGCGGTCGCTGGGTACGTCGTAGTGGTCGCGGTCGAAGCCGCGGGACGGGATGCCGGCCGCCTTCGCGAACGCGTGGAGTTCCTCGTAGGACTCGTCGCTGACCAGGTGGGACCAGACTCTGTCCCAGGCCGGCCAGGCGGGTGGGTCGATGAGGATCATTCGCGAGCGTCCTGGGCGTCGAGCAGGTTGCGCCAGGAACGCACGAAACGGGAGTTCACGTACGCCTTCGTCCACGAGCCGTCCTGGCGCACCGACGTACCGACGTGGAAACGCCGTACGCCGCTCTGGAACAGCCACGGGACATGCTCCGGCTGGAGACCGCCGCCGGCCATCATCACGCCGGCTACGGCCGGGTCCTCTTTGGCCAGCTTGCACAGGTCGTCCAACCCGTGGCTGACACCGATCGACGAGCCGGCCGTCAGTACGCAGTCCAGACCGGGCAGTGTGCGCAGTGCACTCCACGCCCGCTGCTGCTCGAGTACGGCGTCGATCGCGCGGTGGAACGTCCACGGCGTACCGGCGAAGGTGCTGGTCAGTGCAGACACCGACTCGACGTCGACCTGGTTGTCCGGTGTCAGGAAGCCCAGCACGAACCCGTCAGCACCGGCCGACAGGTAGGACTGCGCCAAGGCGGTCAGCCGGTTCAGCTCGGCGCCGTTGGTGGTGAACGAGTTCTCCAGCCGCAGCATGACCCGCAACGGCAGATCGGTGACCCGGCGGATCGCACTGACCGTCGACACCGACGGGCACAACCCGTCCGCCTCCATCGAGGCGCACAGCTCCAGCCGGTCCGCCCCACCCTCCTGCGCCGCCTCCGCGTCCGCCGGATGCAGCGCGATGATCTCCAGCAACGAACCCATGCGGGCCATCATCTCCCATATTGCTGTTGCACTCTCCGAGGACCTTCTGTATCGTTTTTCTAGATCGATTTAGAAGAACGATACAGAAGAGGTGAACCGAGATGGCCGGAGTGACGCTGAAGACGGTGGCCAAGGCCGTCGGCGTGTCGCCGTCGACCGTCTCCAACGCCTACAACAAGCCCGACCAGCTCTCCACCGCGCTCCGCGAGCGGATCCTGGCCACCGCCCAGGAGCTCGGGTACGCCGGACCGGACGCCTCGGCCCGCGCTCTGCGCAGCGGCAGGGCCGGCGCGGTCGGGGTGCTCTTCACGGACAAGCTGGCCTACGCCTTCTCGGACCCGTACGCGGTCGGCTTCCTGGCCGGGCTCGCCGAGGTCGCGGAGGAGTTCGCCACCAGCCTGCTGCTGATGCCGCTCAGCTCGACCGACATCGCCGGCGGGAGCAACGCAGTACAGCAGGCAGCCATCGACGCGGCGGCGATCTTCTGCGTACCGGGCGGTCATCCGGCGCTGGACATCCTCGCCAACCGCGGGATCCCGGCCGTCTCGACCGACCGGGGCGACCACCCGGACCTGTCCTGGGTCGCGATCGACGAGGTGGAGGCGGCCGCACAGCTGGGCGAGCACCTGGCCCGGCTCGGTCACCGCGACGTCGCCGTCCTGGTCGACAACGCCCAGGCCGCCGGCGGCCGCCCGGTGGAGCTGACGCTCGACGAGGTCGGGTACACCGACTGCGAGCTGCGGATCCGCGGCCTGCAGAAAACGATGCCGGACGCGCGGCTGCGCATCGTCTCCGGCGGACACAACGCGTTCGCGTCCGGAGTGCGAGGCGCGGAGTACGTGCTCGACTCGCAGGACCGGCCGACCGCGATCGTCGGACTGAGCGACGTCCAGGCGCTCGGCGCGATGGAAGCGATGAAGGTCCGGGGCCTGACCCCGGGTCGCGATCTGACCCTGGCCGGGTTCGACGACATCCCGGCCGCGGAACCTGCCGGACTGACCACGGTCCGCCAGCCGATCAAGGACAAAGGACGCCGGGTCGGACGGATCCTGCTGGACCCGTCGTCCACCGAGCGCCAGGTACTGATGCCGACGCAGCTCATCGTCCGCTCCAGCAGCGGACCGGCTCCGAAGCGCTGACAACTCCACACACCCACCTGGGACCGACCGGTTCCCGGGTTGATCAAACACGCTCTCAGGAGGGAGCAGAACCATGACGTACTTCATCCCCGGCAACACCGCGGTCGAAAACGCCCGCAACCTGGCTCAGTCCGCTCTTCCGAACGCTCCCCAGGAGGAGTACGACGAACCCCGCCGCCCGCCGGCGATCCGCGCCCGCCTCAGCGCGGTACTGCGCACCGCCGCCCGGCACGAACTCCGGCTGGCCGACCGCATCGACCCAACCTGCTCGACAGCCCTCGGCTGACACCTGCTGGTTTTGGCAGCCCCACGTCCCGCATGGGACGTGGGGCCCTTCGTCGCACGCTACGCCGGTGCTCTCGACGGGTCAGGCGGAACTAGGTCAAATGGCCAAGCGGGGCGACCGCGATGCCGGCTCGCTCGCAGACCCAGTGGGGATCGGGGCCGAGCTCCGGCTCGATCCGGAGCTCGTGGTCGTGGAGGTCGTCGCAGGCGGTGCAGCGTGGCCAGCGGACTCCGGAGTCGACCAGGCGATCTTGCACGTCCTGCGCGACCAGCCCGGCGATGTGCTCGGCTCCGTCGGGCCACTGGTCGAGCCACCACTGGCGACCGGCCACGGCATCCTCCAGCAGCGACACCATCACCGCGTCATCGAAGCCCCGCGCGGCGAGGTCGTGCAGCACCATCGCCCGCGCGGTCAGCAACACCCCTGGCTCGTTCATCGCCCTTCAGAGTGCCAGACAACACCGACAAAACCCCATCACAGGATCCTCGAGGCTCGGTAGCTCCCGAGCTGATGGTTCACGACCCGGGGCGCGGCTCGCCCGCACCGGGCAGGTCTCCACCTGCACCCACCGGTCCACGGAGTCCCCGATGAGATCTATCGCGAGACATCGGCGCCACAGACCCTGCAGCTGATCACGATCAGACCCGCGACTCCGCCTAGAGAGCACCGGCGTAGCGGGCGACGGGGGAGCTCGCGTAGCCGGCGCGTGACAGTCCGGTCCGGTGGGGCGAGTCGGCGGGACCACCTCCGTCGTCGACCGCGAGCAGCACGCGGGGGTACACCTCCGGGTGATACCTGATTGCGCTACATGTAGACACACTACTATTGTCTGTCTACATGAAGGCCTTGACGGTGCTCCGCATGACAGCCGCTCTGCATGCCGTGGCTATCTGTCTGCAGCCGGTGTTCGCGGGGATCTATCTCGACGGCTCCCCCGGCGGCATGCGGATGCACGAGCCCACCGGCCTGGCGATCGTCTTCCTCGGTCTCGCACAGTTGCTGATAGCAACGATCTGGTGGCGGGCCGGCGGGCGTTGGCAGGCGGCCGCGGTCAGCCTGCTGATCCTGGTCGTCGAGGTCGTCCAGGTCTCGATGGGTTACAGCCGCCAACTGGCCATCCACATCCCACTCGGCATCGCACTGGTCGGCGGCACGGTCGCCGTTGCGTTCTGGATCAATCGCCAGCGGGTCAGCGACCGGCAGCCCGACCGTGAGCAGGTGGCCGCATGACCGCGACCCTCGAGCAGCCGACGAAGGTACGCCGTCCACGCGTCAGCCTGCAGCTTCTCCGTATCACCCTCGTCCTGCACGCGGTGCTGATAGTCGCCCAGCCGATCGCCGCCGGATACTTCCTCGCGGGCAATGTCGATGCGACGACCGACATCCACGCCACGATCGGCGGATCCGTGTGGATCGTCGCGCTCATCCAGACGATCGTCGCCGCGTGCTACACGATCGCCGGTCGCGGCCGACTCTGGCCGACCATCGCGTCCGCAGTACTCGTCGTCGCGGAGTTCGTCCAGCTCACCTTCGGCTACTCGCAGAACTTCGCCGTACACATCCCGCTCGGCACCGCCATCGTCACCGCCGTCGTCTGGATGACGGTCTGGTCATTCCGTTCCACCGCACGCCTGAGTCGCCAGGAGGCCAAGCGATGAAGATGTCCCGCCGAGGATTTCTGGCCGCGAGCGCCGGCGCCGCAACCCTCGCACTCACGGGCTGCGGCGAAGAGGCGAAGCCCGGGCAAGCCGGAGAACTCCTGCGCAGCAAGGCGAAACTTCCCGCGCCGTTCCAGGTACCACTCCCGGTCCCATCGGTCAAGAAACCGATCCGCTCGGACGCGAAGGCCGACTACTACCGCGTCGTCCAGCGCAAGGCGAGCCTCGAGATCCTCCCGGGTCTCAGGACCGAAGTGATGGGGTACGACGGCCTGTTCCCCGGACCGACCTTCGACGTACGCAGTGGCCGCACGACCGTCGTTGAGCAGATCAACGAGCTCGACGTGTCGACCGTCGTACACCTCCACGGTGGCCACACCCCGGCGCCTAGCGACGGCTGGCCCCTCGATCTCATCACGCCCGCGAACGGCGGACACACGAGCGAGCACATGGGCCACATGTCCGGCGGAGATATGACGATGGGCCGCCGCACGTACACGTACCCGAACACCCAGCGCGCCGCGACACTCTGGTACCACGACCACACGATGGACTACACCGGACCGCAGGTCTATCGGGGACTGTTCGGTCTGCACCTCATCCGCGACGACGAGGAGGACAATCTCCCGCTCCCGAAGGGCGATCGAGAGATCCCACTCGTCATCGCGGACCGCGCGTTCGATGCCGACGGCTCGTTCCTCTACCCGGCCGCGAAGGACGGTCCCGGCGTCGAACCGACGTACATGGAAGGTGTCATCGCAGACGTCACGCTGGTGAACGGCGCCCCGTGGCCGGTACATGAGGTCGACGCCGTCCGCTACCGCTTCCGGATCCTCAACGCCAGCAACGCCCGCCGGTACGAACTTGCCTTCAGCAACGGACCGGCGACGTTCGTCCAGATCGGCAGCGACGGCGGACTACTCGACGTACCGGTCGAACACCAGACGATCGTCATCGCGCCGGCCGAGCGGTTCGACGTGATCGTGGACTTCTCGCAGTACCAGCCGGGCGACGAGGTCACGGTCGTCAACAAGCTCGACAACAATGCGAACGTGATGCGTTTCAAGATCGCTCGCAAGGCCGTCGACGAGAGCAGGATCCCGGCCAAGCTCTCGTCGTACGCCGTCACTCCCCGGCCGGCCGGTGTCGTACGGCGGGAGTGGCGCTTCCGTCGTGGGGGCGGTCACTCGGGCTGGACGATCAACGGGAAGGCGTTCGATCCCGCGGTGATGCAGGCGCAGGTGAAGCTGGATCAGTACGAGATCTGGACGTTCGTCACCGACGTACACCACCCGGTGCATGTCCACCTCGCGCCGTTCCAGGTCCTCGGCCGCGGCGGCAAGACCAAGCTCGCGGAGTACGACCACGGCTGGAAGGACACCGTCGACATCCGCCCCGCCGAGGTGGTCGAGGTACTCGTCCGGTTCACCGCCCACAAAGGCAAGTACCTGATCCACTGCCACAACCTCGAACACGAGGACATGGCGATGATGGCGGCCTTCGAAACGATCTAGGTACGGCGCAACCGCACCGCGAGCGCCACCGTGAATCCCCACCCGATCGCGACCGCGAGCCGCTGGAACAATCCACCGATCGCGACCAAACCCGCCGTCTGGTTGAAGCCCGCACTGGCGAGGAAGAAGCAGACCAGGTACGCCGTTGCGCTGAGCAACGAATACGTCAACCACTTCCGGCCGTTGCCGCGGGACAGCACGAGCTGCGCGACGAACAGCGCCAGGAACGCCGGCAACGAGAATCCGTCGTGCAGTGCGCCGGAGGTGGTGTAGTCGGACGTCGCCGGCGTACCGAGTGGAAAGCCGCTCACCGGATCAGTTGTGAACACGCCCGCGCCAAGCAGCCCGATTCCCCACACACCGATCAGCACAGCGCCCGCGCGGTAACCAGACCGCCAGACACCAACGGCAAATGTCACCGTCAGCACTCCGGCGACGAGGAAGTTGACAACCTGCACCCAGCCGCCCGCGCCGAGCGCCAACGAGCTCACCGGATGCCGGAATACGTCGTACCCCGAGCCCTTGAACGCACCCTCGAGCAGGAAGACGACCACGAAGAGCGGGCCGGCAACCAGACCGCAGGCCAGCAGCCGATCAGTCAGGGTCCGGCGCTCGACCACTGCCGGGGCAGACATCAGCGCGTGCCTGCTGCCAGAGCTTCGGCGGCCCTGGTGCGAAGTGCGACGCGGTCGACGCCGGCGGCTTCGAGGGCGCGGGCCACGCGGCCGCGTTCGGTCGCGAGGAGACCCACCAGGATGCGCATCGGGCCGATCCGGCCGCCGCCCAGCTTCGGTGCGGCGTCCATCGCGCGGTGCAGCACGAGCTTGGTCGACTCGCCGATCTGCGGGTCGCGGCCCCACTCAGGTGTTGCTTCGGGCAACAGTCCCATCCGGACCGCGATCCCGGCAACAGCCAGGCTCTGCTCCCACTCGCGGTTCAGCGCGCTCCGGATCGCGTCCTCGGTCAGCCCGACCTCGGCGAGCAGTTGCGCGGCCGCAGAGTCGTGCAGCCCGGCCAGCGCGAGCAGCACATGCTCGGCCTCGATCGTCCGGGAGCCGTCGCGGCGGGCCTCGGCGCGGGCCGACCGCACCAGGATCGAGCGAACGTCGGTCGACATCAGCGCCTCCTCAGGGCAACGCCGGCA carries:
- a CDS encoding multicopper oxidase family protein, translated to MKMSRRGFLAASAGAATLALTGCGEEAKPGQAGELLRSKAKLPAPFQVPLPVPSVKKPIRSDAKADYYRVVQRKASLEILPGLRTEVMGYDGLFPGPTFDVRSGRTTVVEQINELDVSTVVHLHGGHTPAPSDGWPLDLITPANGGHTSEHMGHMSGGDMTMGRRTYTYPNTQRAATLWYHDHTMDYTGPQVYRGLFGLHLIRDDEEDNLPLPKGDREIPLVIADRAFDADGSFLYPAAKDGPGVEPTYMEGVIADVTLVNGAPWPVHEVDAVRYRFRILNASNARRYELAFSNGPATFVQIGSDGGLLDVPVEHQTIVIAPAERFDVIVDFSQYQPGDEVTVVNKLDNNANVMRFKIARKAVDESRIPAKLSSYAVTPRPAGVVRREWRFRRGGGHSGWTINGKAFDPAVMQAQVKLDQYEIWTFVTDVHHPVHVHLAPFQVLGRGGKTKLAEYDHGWKDTVDIRPAEVVEVLVRFTAHKGKYLIHCHNLEHEDMAMMAAFETI
- a CDS encoding LacI family DNA-binding transcriptional regulator, translating into MAGVTLKTVAKAVGVSPSTVSNAYNKPDQLSTALRERILATAQELGYAGPDASARALRSGRAGAVGVLFTDKLAYAFSDPYAVGFLAGLAEVAEEFATSLLLMPLSSTDIAGGSNAVQQAAIDAAAIFCVPGGHPALDILANRGIPAVSTDRGDHPDLSWVAIDEVEAAAQLGEHLARLGHRDVAVLVDNAQAAGGRPVELTLDEVGYTDCELRIRGLQKTMPDARLRIVSGGHNAFASGVRGAEYVLDSQDRPTAIVGLSDVQALGAMEAMKVRGLTPGRDLTLAGFDDIPAAEPAGLTTVRQPIKDKGRRVGRILLDPSSTERQVLMPTQLIVRSSSGPAPKR
- a CDS encoding Clp protease N-terminal domain-containing protein, whose translation is MSTDVRSILVRSARAEARRDGSRTIEAEHVLLALAGLHDSAAAQLLAEVGLTEDAIRSALNREWEQSLAVAGIAVRMGLLPEATPEWGRDPQIGESTKLVLHRAMDAAPKLGGGRIGPMRILVGLLATERGRVARALEAAGVDRVALRTRAAEALAAGTR
- the tuf gene encoding elongation factor Tu — protein: MAKSQFVRTKPHLNIGTMGHVDHGKTTLTAAITKVLAERDPSVNRFIAFDGIDRAPEEIQRGITINISHVEYETATRHYAHVDMPGHADYVKNMITGAAQVDAAILVVSAQDGAMPQTREHVLLARRVGVPYLVVALNKADTVDDPELLDLVELEVRELLSEYGFPGDDVPVVRVSGLKALEGDPQWTAAIGELLDAVDSYVPVPDRELGQPFLMPIENVYTISGRGTVVTGAVERGSLKLGDAVEVVGLGPTVVSTAIGMETFGKSLESADAGDNAAVLLRGVKRDEVRRGQVVALPGSVQPHRKFRATLHALSTAEGGRHTPFAADYRPQFYFRTTDVSGGIDLGEINLVMPGDTIDLGVELEKPIAMNVGLGFAVREGGHTVAAGTVTELLD
- a CDS encoding DUF998 domain-containing protein, which encodes MSAPAVVERRTLTDRLLACGLVAGPLFVVVFLLEGAFKGSGYDVFRHPVSSLALGAGGWVQVVNFLVAGVLTVTFAVGVWRSGYRAGAVLIGVWGIGLLGAGVFTTDPVSGFPLGTPATSDYTTSGALHDGFSLPAFLALFVAQLVLSRGNGRKWLTYSLLSATAYLVCFFLASAGFNQTAGLVAIGGLFQRLAVAIGWGFTVALAVRLRRT
- a CDS encoding copper homeostasis protein CutC, encoding MGSLLEIIALHPADAEAAQEGGADRLELCASMEADGLCPSVSTVSAIRRVTDLPLRVMLRLENSFTTNGAELNRLTALAQSYLSAGADGFVLGFLTPDNQVDVESVSALTSTFAGTPWTFHRAIDAVLEQQRAWSALRTLPGLDCVLTAGSSIGVSHGLDDLCKLAKEDPAVAGVMMAGGGLQPEHVPWLFQSGVRRFHVGTSVRQDGSWTKAYVNSRFVRSWRNLLDAQDARE
- a CDS encoding DUF4031 domain-containing protein, which codes for MILIDPPAWPAWDRVWSHLVSDESYEELHAFAKAAGIPSRGFDRDHYDVPSDRYDDLVAAGAVPVSSRELVRRITAAGLRHRKRPPTE